A genomic window from Candidatus Effluviviaceae Genus V sp. includes:
- a CDS encoding amidase (catalyzes the hydrolysis of a monocarboxylic acid amid to form a monocarboxylate and ammonia) gives MRPAALPFAEASSLISSGSLTCRELVEDSLDRLGSVGRDLGAVLAVADRPTALAAADAADAARGRGAAPSPIAGFP, from the coding sequence ATGAGGCCGGCCGCGCTCCCGTTCGCCGAGGCCTCGTCGCTCATCTCATCGGGCTCGCTGACATGCCGCGAGCTCGTCGAGGACTCGCTCGACCGTCTCGGTTCGGTCGGACGCGACCTCGGAGCCGTGCTCGCCGTCGCCGATCGTCCGACCGCGCTCGCGGCGGCCGACGCGGCCGACGCGGCGCGGGGCCGCGGGGCGGCGCCCTCGCCCATCGCGGGCTTTCCGAT